The genomic interval TGCTTCAAGTTTGACATGCTAGCTAAGCAGATTGCATTGCCTCCTACGCTCACTGCTTACTGACAGTTAAGTGGACAGCAGTGAAAACCTGGGTTTCTGATAGTAAATTGTTCTAAGCTGTGGTTAGATTGCAGTTCTTCTGCAAGCAGACAGAAGGTGCTACTGAGCCAAGTGAGTGTCAGTATAGACACTAGTTTGTCGCTGGTTGGTGTCAGTGCACAGCAGAAGTGGTGTCAAAAGTGGTGTCATAGCAGCACAAATGACCACATGCAAATTGTGCAAAAGGTTTTACCTTTGAGTTATAATTAAAACATCAATGTTTTTGGtcagaaaaaacacagaagtTGTGTTAGACTGAATACTTCACATACTGTTTTCATTCAGTCACGCAACCTAAATCCAGCTGATGAAAGATGCTCTCTAAATACACAAATTATCCTGTTACGTAACAACATAAGAAACCTGAGAGAATAAGCTATTTAAAGGAACatgaaatacattaaatatgtttgttaATGATTCTGAAATGTATTTGTCAGTGCTGTTTTTTCATAATTCCTGTGAACAGATAGCAGTAATCACATACACTGACGTCACAGTAGTACACTTCTAGAAAAATATCTACATTCTCAAACATAAGGATGTTTAAAAGTGACATGTTTTCCTAAAAATCGCTTGTTTTCTCACTCACTATTTTCCAGCAACATTCAATGTCCACGTCAGCTATTTAGCAATCTACCAGGTGATGTGCATGTTGGCACTGACTGAGGAATCAACTTTAAAGTTAAAGCTTTGAAAGATCTGCTTGCACAGTGTGCATGAACAAGACAGTGATAGAGGAGCACTAAAAGATAAATGTTCTGCTGCATCTCTCTTTAAGTAGAAATAAATTTAGGGCTAAATACCATTGGCACAGTTATCCACAGGTGATCAAACTgcattgtgtgtatataataaataggTATATTGATGAAGAGAAAGTAAAAACAGATGGATCAAATGttttaagtttcttttttttttaaatcacttacATATAGTACAGTACATATAGAAAATATCTTTTCAGTCTTTCTGGTCATTTTTTTATGGTTTAAAATTCAAAGCAATAGTTACAGAATGATTCACTACATTCTACAGTCTGTCAGACTCATATTCAAGGGATTCCGATGTTTGGGGCATCTGAATGAGATGCACCTGCTGGCTGAGTGGAGGAGGAGTGCGGGGATGGCTGCACACCCCAGAGTCAGGGTTGTGTATGGGGTTAATAGGTTCTCTTCCTGTCTGGGGCTCCTTCATGGCTTGTTGGTAAGCAGGAATACACACATCCTTTTCTTCAGCTCTGTACCTGTGAAACTCATCTCCTTTGGccttcatgtgtgtgtagcgTTTGAGTTTGACTGCATTGCTGCGATGCTGGGTGCAGGGCAGCAGCACAGCAACATCTTTTCGAAATTTTGAGCTAAGGCCGAAGTAGATGAGCGGGTTGTAGAAGCTTGCAGACTTGGCGAAGAGCCGGGTAAAGATGCTGGTCAGACTGGGAACATGGAAGCCGCACGCCGACCAAATGGACACCACGGCGTACGGAGACCAGGCCAGGATGAACGCTGTACAGATGACTATTGAAACCttagacacagacagaacaaCAGCTTTGAATTTGAGTTGTTGGGATTTTTTGATGGGTCATCATCAAggcagtgtataaaatatatccaataattacaaataataatggtAAAACAAGGACAAGAAGAATACCATGTATTCAAcctcagaatttaaaaaaattatattttcaagAAAATTTGtctgcatttattattaataaacaccCAGGTTAAAGCTCCTGTTTTCCTTTCCTgcattcctatgcaaattaggagcgcagAGTCAACTTggccttgtctgttttgactgcttataaaaaatgaagtatatatgatagccattttttttcacctttttagtctaacttgtttccaacatattaacatatattttgtaaatctttttgtaatatttggtataataaacctcattaatatgcaaaaatgcctcattttctaggttgatgcacaattacaggctggtatatttcaaagccaagagattgttttgaaaccattttgacaatttttaatgtcagtacaaaaataaaacctgttttttccaggtcaaattgacttgaatgcttataaatcaaaaatgatacaattatcaccattctgtttGATAAGCcttacatttgtgaacattttacacttgtaatgtctattttgtctgtgtctgtgtgtgtgtgtgtgtgtgtgtgtgtgtgtgtgtaaagcttgttggtagagaAGATATttcccccagctggacaaatgcaaaTTCCAAGTGCAAAGTATTTACAAATAAGTAGCTTTTGCTTTTTgggaggcccaatgaattgcaatgtgtgtgtgtgtgtgtgtgtgtgtgtgtgtgtgtagcatcatttcgctagatcatattttgccctctgctaggcaaaggcatatcaaaagtgtgaaaaatttacaaatatgtagctttttttttctggaggcctaatgcaatgcaatgcccaatttgtgtatgtgtttgtgtgcgtgtgtgtgtgtgtgtttgtgtgtgtgtgtgtgtgtgtgtgagcgcgcgcatgtgtgtgtgtgtgttcgtgtggtgtgtgagtgtgtgttttgggtgcgtgtgttagtgtgcatttttgtgtctgtatgtatgttcattgcgctgaaaagggcaaaagtgtgacctattgccccactaaatgtggcgaGGTCAAATTGACCTCGGAGGACAAAAGTTGCACATTGTTTATTGGTAcaaacacatagttcaacgaaaatagacaaaattaattttacatgCAAAGTTCAAAATTTGAAACAATCCTgttaaatttcaggcaaatatgtggaagaaaccccaagttaaacattaaactttccagcgGAGGTAAAATTGTCCTGAGGAAAATAAGAAAGGTTAAGATGGGAATACATTCTGCAGAAATCAAACCCCACTTACTATGGTGACATCTCTCTcgatctttctctgtctgtcagacAAGTCTCTGTCTGCTGACATGGCGTTTCCTCTCTTCACAGTGTTGATGATGGACACATAGCAGAACAGCATGATCAACACaggaacaaagaaacaaaggatCAGGATGGTGATGATGTAGGATTTGTGGATGGTGGAGTAATTCGCTTTGGCCCAGTCGATTTCACAGGTACCATACCCTCGATCTGTAGAAACAGAAACACTCATTTTAACAGACGCACAGATAACTTTAACAGAAAGgtattaaaaaagtgttttcagTATCATTAAATAGGAGTAGTTAATTGATTAAAACCTGCCAGTGGTTTAGAAAGTAAATCTGTAGAACCTTTCTGCGTGGTTCAATGTAAATCTATAGTACCTTCTCTTGCGTGGTTCAATGTGCCAcctatataaactatatggccaaatattTGTGGATATTGGAACATCACCCCCATTTGTGCATGTTGCACACATAATAGATTTAGTGTCTGTAACAGCCTCCACACTTCtggaaatgctggaaatgttgAACAGTGGCTCTAATATTGAATCTCAATAATCAGATTTCAGTATAAACACATTGCACTATATGCCATCTGCCATCTTATCTTATTATTCTACTAATTATTCTAGccttctccctgtgtgtgtttttttctttttttttacgttttatCTACTTTTATCTGGTTATTTGTATTTCGTTTTTGTCTGGGTTTCTACTCTTAATTACAAATCATATACAAATTCTACCTCTGCTTAATTGTCCTTCAGCTGTGAGTTTCTTTTTGCTCAAATCATgattaaatttctttaaaccaATTTAATGTTTTGAAACCCAGATTTCTCTCATGACTTCACAGAAGCGAACAATATGCAGTGAACTTTGCAACTCTGAgcaatgcagaaaaaaagaagtgcATTACATTTCACCATTGAACATTAAATGTAAGTGTGGGTTAATCTGTATAGTGGACTTTATAACgaaaaaatcaaaatcaaaatattAGTTTCTATCATCACTACCCTGTGTCTTGTGTAAGAGAAATACATTACCGAAGCTCTTAATTCTTCGCATTTGACATTTCCATATGATGTAGTGGTTATGAGTTTAAACTGAATCATGTATTATTTACGTACAACAAGCTCAACGTTCGAGCAGCAATTAAGGAAAGAAAccagaagaaaatgaaataaaaaacaaggggCTGGGCTAGACCAATAACAGGTTAGAGCTGCAACTGAACAAGCTTTAACAAACATACAGAAATCCAGAGAGTGTTATATGAACACATGTATGAGATTTCATCCTACTGACCTGTGTAACTTCCCCAGCCCACCAGTGGAGCTGTAGACCAAAACACAGCTGAAATCCATATAAACACGATACTCATTCCTACAGTGGTCTTTGTGATACAGTGAGCTGTGAAGAGAAATAAACTACTATAATTTAAAaggtataaaacacaaacatttgcgTTTTCTCTATGAATTTCGTCATGAAACATATTTCATAGAGAAATTTTACAATACATATAGATGTATATACATTTacgacatttggcagacgttctggataagggcgtctgccaaatgtcgtAAATGTATATACATCTATATGTATTGTAAAACcaaacaccataaccactaggcttgCCATcatatgtgatatatatatatatcacatatatacatctatatgtGATGTAAAATTTCTCTATGAAATATGTTGCTATCTtgcacatttataaaaataatttataattctcCAAGCCCTGTCTAATTAAATCAAGGTAGCTAggttaataaaatgaatgtacATCTTGTATCATTTGTAGTTTGTTGCTACGCTTCAGGCTATCTTACTAGCAGATTAGCAAAGAAAACTAATTGTATTAGCACCACACATTCACAAAAGGCACCAACTATCACTGTTACTTCATTCCAGACTTtgtttttcattacatttttctttgtaatgactatatatacaattttaatGAAAGATTGTTAATGACAAGATAACATGGTTGTATCTTGGTTTGTCGCATGCTGATGTGAATGTAGGCTAATcctttattttacctttgcTTGGGTAACATCCCTTTATGTAACGAGTGACACTGATGGCACTTAACGTGGTAATGCTACCCAGGCCAAAAAGGAGAGTAAAGAATCCGTCCACCTAAAAGAGCAACAATGAGAGATGACGCATCTGTGTTCCAGTCATCAACTGATTCATAGTCTGATTACtaacacaatcatcatcatcatcatcaggttACAATGGAAAAGATTTAATATGATAGCAAGATGAAAGAAAACTCTTTGATGAAAGAAATCCTTTTGTATAAAGGAACAACCATTTGTTCAGTTTGTCATTTGTGTTATAAATTGATGCACTGAACACTTGAGTCACTTGAGTGATTCGTGCTATACTGACAGTGGTGCATGTCTGACTCCTGATTAGCAAAGTTTCTGAAAACCTGTCcattttaacataataaaaatgactATCCTCTAAAATTCAAACCAAAGTTAAATAGCATTTAAGATGACTGCATTTCAATAATTATTTCTGTGTAGTAATATATTTACAGACTGCCTATTAATAACCTCCTGCTAACTAGGTTTTATGGTAAAATATTCTGGTATTTAGCTGAATTCATCATGGCATGATTAAATCCCCTGAATTAGCCACAAGCACCTATccagtttctctttctttctttctttctgtacttAATTTGACTGTAGTGTTGGAAAGTTATCGGCACTAtaaagtgtgtttgttgtttgtttgttatcaATGTGACTACATTATGCACAGCTGATTTGCGcattacattatacacagctgatttatatatatcttgaatttttattatattaattctttatatttctccttatgtttaccttctgttctatgtttgttctgtaaagctgctttgagacaatgtccattgtaaaaagcgctatacaaataaacttgaattgaatttgtgaTCATGATTTCCACCTAATATTGTGGAACATTAATTTTATCGTATTTTATTGG from Tachysurus vachellii isolate PV-2020 chromosome 1, HZAU_Pvac_v1, whole genome shotgun sequence carries:
- the opn6a gene encoding opsin 6, group member a produces the protein MSSAGALEAVNILWRNNNFSLLSKDAPLSDQGDTIIGVYLLLLGWLSWFGNSIVIFVLLKQRATLQPTDYLTLNLALSDASISVFGYSRGILEIFNVFQDNGYLITSVWTCQVDGFFTLLFGLGSITTLSAISVTRYIKGCYPSKAHCITKTTVGMSIVFIWISAVFWSTAPLVGWGSYTDRGYGTCEIDWAKANYSTIHKSYIITILILCFFVPVLIMLFCYVSIINTVKRGNAMSADRDLSDRQRKIERDVTIVSIVICTAFILAWSPYAVVSIWSACGFHVPSLTSIFTRLFAKSASFYNPLIYFGLSSKFRKDVAVLLPCTQHRSNAVKLKRYTHMKAKGDEFHRYRAEEKDVCIPAYQQAMKEPQTGREPINPIHNPDSGVCSHPRTPPPLSQQVHLIQMPQTSESLEYESDRL